From Rutidosis leptorrhynchoides isolate AG116_Rl617_1_P2 chromosome 3, CSIRO_AGI_Rlap_v1, whole genome shotgun sequence, a single genomic window includes:
- the LOC139898652 gene encoding protein IQ-DOMAIN 2-like, whose translation MKCVLDAAESVRLAELNRYSGKSKEEVAAIRIQTAFLGYLARRALRALRGLVRLKMLVEGSAVKRQTTSTLKCMQNLSRVQSQINSRRIRMSEENQALQKQLLQKCAKEIESLQVPPKPEPKRCTKPKLFRLYTEERLAEKKKRDLRYAE comes from the exons ATGAAATGTGTGCTCGACGCTGCTGAGTCCGTAAGACTCGCTGAGTTGAATAGGTATTCTGGAAAATCAAAAGAGGAAGTAGCTGCTATCAGAATTCAAACCGCTTTTCTTGGGTACTTG GCAAGGAGGGCGTTGAGGGCGTTGAGAGGGCTTGTGAGATTGAAGATGTTAGTTGAAGGGTCTGCTGTTAAACGACAAACGACAAGCACACTCAAATGCATGCAAAACTTATCTCGTGTGCAGTCTCAAATCAATTCTAGGAGGATTAGGATGTCAGAGGAGAATCAGGCTCTTCAAAAACAGCTCCTTCAAAAATGCGCTAAAGAAATTGAAAGCTTGCAG GTTCCTCCAAAACCTGAGCCAAAACGATGCACCAAACCGAAGCTGTTTCGTCTGTACACTGAGGAGAGATTGgcagagaaaaaaaaaagagatttgagGTATGCAGAATAA